A genome region from Urocitellus parryii isolate mUroPar1 chromosome X, mUroPar1.hap1, whole genome shotgun sequence includes the following:
- the Akap14 gene encoding A-kinase anchor protein 14 produces MDASEIPKSQKVMFLDKDSETNATTSMMTAMMEDTQDNRNVTEVALALVEDAIAVAVEFVEEARNPIKNIKWITHGEFTVEKGRKQIEKFVLVS; encoded by the exons atggatgcatcTGAAATACCCAAAAGTCAGAAGGTAATGTTTTTGGATAAGGATTCTGAAACCAATGCAACAACGTCTATGATGACAGCAATGATGGAGGACACACAAGACAACAGAAATGTGACCGAAGTAGCTCTGGCTCTAGTTGAGGATGCCATCGCTGTTGCTGTTGAGTTTGTGGAAG AAGCTAGAAACCCCATCAAAAACATCAAGTGGATTACTCATGGTGAATTCACTGTAGAAAAAGGCCGCAAACAAATTGAGAAGTTTGTTTTGGTAAGTTAG